In Streptomyces sp. NBC_00569, a single genomic region encodes these proteins:
- a CDS encoding sirohydrochlorin chelatase, giving the protein MTTPPALLIAGHGTRDEAGAEAFRDFVRELGRRRPDLPVAGGFIELSPPPLTEAVGELVERGVRRFAAVPLMLVSAGHAKGDIPAALAREKERHPGISYTYGRPLGPHPSLLQVLERRLDEALGGGARTPADRADVTVLLVGRGSTDPDANAEVHKAARLLWEGRGYAGVETAFVSLAAPDVPSGLDRCVKLGARRIVVLPYFLFTGILPDRVRQQTEGWASAHPDVEVLSADVIGPEPELIDLVMERYEEAVRGDLRMNCDTCVYRIALPGFEDKVGLPQQPHFHPDDDGDHHGHGHSHGHGHSHSHAH; this is encoded by the coding sequence GTGACCACCCCGCCCGCTCTGCTCATCGCCGGACACGGCACCCGCGACGAGGCCGGTGCCGAAGCCTTCCGCGACTTCGTCAGGGAGCTCGGCCGCCGCCGTCCCGACCTGCCCGTGGCGGGCGGCTTCATCGAGCTGTCGCCGCCGCCGCTCACGGAGGCGGTGGGCGAGCTCGTGGAGCGCGGGGTGCGCCGGTTCGCGGCGGTGCCGCTGATGCTGGTGTCGGCGGGGCACGCCAAGGGCGACATCCCGGCGGCGCTGGCCCGCGAGAAGGAGCGGCACCCGGGCATCTCGTACACGTACGGGCGTCCGCTGGGTCCGCACCCGTCGCTGCTCCAGGTGCTCGAGCGGCGTCTCGACGAGGCGCTGGGCGGCGGCGCGCGCACGCCGGCGGACCGGGCCGATGTGACGGTGCTGCTGGTGGGCCGAGGTTCGACGGACCCGGACGCCAACGCCGAGGTGCACAAGGCGGCGCGTCTGCTGTGGGAGGGCCGCGGTTACGCGGGCGTGGAGACGGCGTTCGTGTCGCTGGCCGCGCCGGACGTGCCGTCGGGCCTCGACCGGTGCGTGAAGCTCGGTGCGCGGCGCATCGTCGTTCTGCCGTACTTCCTGTTCACGGGGATCCTGCCGGACCGTGTGCGGCAGCAGACGGAGGGCTGGGCCTCGGCCCACCCGGACGTCGAGGTGCTCTCCGCCGACGTGATCGGCCCGGAGCCGGAGCTGATCGACCTGGTCATGGAGCGGTACGAGGAGGCCGTCCGCGGCGATCTGCGGATGAACTGCGACACCTGCGTGTACCGGATCGCGCTGCCGGGGTTCGAGGACAAGGTGGGGCTTCCGCAGCAGCCGCACTTCCACCCGGACGACGACGGCGACCACCACGGCCACGGGCACTCGCACGGTCACGGGCACTCCCACTCGCATGCGCACTGA
- the cobJ gene encoding precorrin-3B C(17)-methyltransferase, which produces MIGLISATAAGAVARDRLASAWPSRTRVYEGSVGDAVRRAFTECEQVVCFLATGAVVRLVAPLLRDKHVDPGVVCVDEAGRFAVSLLGGHEGGANALAREVAVVLEAEPVVTTATDAVGVPGLDTLGLPVEGDVAGVTRAVLDGEPVALHAESAYPLPALPGNVAPGRAAAHAIRVSDRAVEPADREVVVRPPSLVVGVGASKGAPADEVLGLVRDALRDAGLSPLSVARLATVDAKAGEPGIVAAAEQLGVPVVTYGAETLAAVAVPNPSDAPLDAVGTPSVAEAAALVAGGELLVPKRKSVRADGKPAMATCAVVRTAPRGRLAVVGLGPGARDLVTPRARDELRAASVLVGLDQYVDQIRDLLRPGTRILESGLGAEEERARTAVAEARKGQAVALIGSGDAGVYAMASPALAEASDDIDVVGVPGVTAALAAAAILGAPLGHDHVSISLSDLHTPWEVIERRVRAAAEADIVVTFYNPRSRGRDWQLPKALGILAGHREPGTPVGVVRNASRVDESSRLTTLGELDPAWVDMMTVVTVGNTATRRIAGRMVTPRGYRWQQPAATATSGSSDTTTGTTRKESS; this is translated from the coding sequence GTGATCGGCCTGATTTCCGCCACGGCGGCTGGGGCGGTGGCCCGCGACCGGCTCGCGTCGGCGTGGCCGTCGCGTACGCGGGTGTACGAGGGTTCCGTGGGGGACGCCGTGCGGCGCGCGTTCACGGAGTGCGAGCAGGTGGTGTGCTTCCTGGCGACAGGGGCCGTGGTCCGGCTCGTCGCGCCGCTGCTGCGGGACAAGCACGTGGACCCGGGCGTGGTGTGCGTCGACGAGGCCGGGCGCTTCGCGGTGTCGCTGCTCGGGGGGCACGAGGGCGGGGCGAACGCGCTCGCGCGTGAGGTGGCCGTCGTTCTGGAGGCCGAGCCGGTGGTGACCACGGCGACGGACGCCGTGGGCGTGCCCGGGCTCGACACGCTCGGCCTGCCCGTGGAGGGCGACGTCGCCGGGGTCACCCGGGCGGTCCTCGACGGTGAACCGGTCGCTCTGCACGCCGAGTCGGCGTACCCGCTGCCCGCGCTTCCGGGGAATGTCGCTCCCGGCCGGGCGGCCGCGCACGCGATCCGCGTCAGCGACCGCGCCGTGGAGCCCGCCGACCGCGAGGTCGTCGTGCGGCCCCCGTCCCTCGTCGTGGGGGTCGGCGCCAGCAAGGGCGCGCCCGCGGACGAGGTGCTCGGGCTCGTGCGCGACGCCCTGCGGGACGCGGGGCTCTCGCCGCTGTCCGTTGCGCGGCTCGCGACCGTCGACGCCAAGGCCGGTGAGCCGGGTATCGTCGCGGCCGCCGAGCAGCTGGGCGTGCCCGTCGTGACGTACGGCGCCGAGACGCTCGCCGCCGTCGCCGTGCCGAACCCGTCCGACGCGCCGCTCGACGCCGTCGGCACGCCCTCCGTGGCGGAGGCCGCCGCGCTGGTCGCCGGCGGTGAACTCCTCGTACCGAAGCGGAAGTCGGTGCGCGCCGACGGGAAGCCCGCGATGGCGACGTGCGCCGTCGTGCGCACCGCGCCGCGTGGCCGGCTCGCCGTCGTCGGACTCGGCCCCGGCGCCCGTGACCTCGTGACTCCGCGCGCCCGCGACGAGCTGCGCGCCGCGTCCGTCCTCGTCGGTCTCGATCAGTACGTCGACCAGATCCGGGACCTGCTGCGGCCCGGCACGCGGATCCTGGAGTCCGGGCTCGGCGCCGAGGAGGAGCGGGCCCGCACGGCGGTCGCCGAGGCCCGCAAGGGGCAGGCCGTCGCCCTGATCGGCAGCGGGGACGCGGGCGTGTACGCGATGGCGTCGCCCGCGCTCGCCGAGGCGTCCGACGACATCGACGTGGTGGGCGTACCGGGCGTGACGGCCGCGCTCGCGGCGGCCGCGATCCTGGGCGCGCCGCTCGGCCACGACCATGTCTCGATCAGCCTGTCCGACCTGCACACTCCGTGGGAGGTCATCGAGCGCCGGGTGCGGGCCGCCGCGGAGGCGGACATCGTGGTCACCTTCTACAACCCGCGCAGCCGGGGCCGTGACTGGCAGCTGCCCAAGGCCCTCGGCATCCTCGCCGGGCACCGCGAGCCGGGTACGCCCGTGGGCGTGGTGCGCAACGCGTCCCGCGTCGACGAGTCGAGCCGGCTGACCACGCTCGGCGAACTCGACCCGGCCTGGGTCGACATGATGACCGTCGTGACCGTCGGCAACACGGCCACGCGGCGGATCGCGGGCCGCATGGTCACCCCGCGCGGCTACCGCTGGCAGCAGCCGGCCGCCACTGCCACTTCCGGCTCTTCCGACACCACCACCGGCACCACCCGTAAGGAGTCCTCGTGA
- the cbiE gene encoding precorrin-6y C5,15-methyltransferase (decarboxylating) subunit CbiE: MITVFGTGTGAPLSPDPALSSAAVAVGGRRHLDAAEALLAPGAERVVLGPLAPALDAVERYIEKGRDVAVLASGDPGFFGIVRALAERFGPAALDVRPGVSSVATAFARAGLPWDDAAVVSAHGRDLRTAVNVCRAYPKTAVLTGPGAGPAELGAELTHFGADRVLVVASRLGDPEHESLERVTPSEAAARDWGDAVSVILCLDEKRVLAPVRTLAGPGRPPARWALDESEFAHRDSMITKFEVRALALARLGPRPGDLVWDVGAGSGSVAVECARFGAAAVAVERTVDGVARIRDNAAAHGVDVRVVHGAAPTVLSDLADPDAVFIGGGGRELTAIVTACARRTRRSVVVSVAAVDRVGAVRDALGAAGFVSDGVLLQSSRLAPLPGDVSRLAAANPVFLVWGVRPDTQGATSLDFLERRSS, encoded by the coding sequence GTGATCACGGTCTTCGGTACGGGGACGGGGGCGCCGCTGTCCCCGGATCCGGCCCTGTCGTCCGCCGCCGTGGCCGTCGGCGGGCGGCGTCATCTCGACGCGGCCGAGGCGTTGCTGGCTCCCGGGGCGGAGCGGGTCGTGCTCGGGCCGCTGGCTCCGGCGCTGGACGCGGTCGAGCGGTACATCGAGAAGGGCCGGGACGTCGCGGTGCTGGCGTCCGGCGATCCCGGGTTCTTCGGGATCGTGCGGGCCCTCGCCGAGCGGTTCGGACCCGCGGCGCTCGACGTGCGGCCGGGGGTGTCGTCCGTGGCGACGGCGTTCGCGCGCGCCGGCCTTCCGTGGGACGACGCGGCGGTGGTGAGCGCGCACGGCCGTGACCTTCGGACCGCGGTCAACGTGTGCCGCGCGTACCCGAAGACCGCCGTGCTCACGGGTCCCGGCGCGGGCCCTGCCGAGCTGGGCGCCGAACTCACGCACTTCGGCGCCGACCGCGTCCTCGTCGTCGCGTCCCGTCTCGGCGACCCCGAGCACGAGAGTCTTGAGCGGGTCACGCCGTCGGAGGCCGCAGCCCGTGACTGGGGCGACGCGGTGAGCGTGATCCTCTGCCTGGACGAGAAGCGGGTGCTCGCACCGGTGCGCACCCTCGCCGGTCCCGGCCGCCCGCCGGCCCGATGGGCCCTGGACGAGAGCGAGTTCGCACACCGCGACTCGATGATCACCAAGTTCGAGGTGCGGGCGCTCGCGCTCGCGCGGCTCGGGCCGCGCCCGGGCGACCTGGTGTGGGACGTCGGGGCGGGGTCCGGCTCGGTCGCCGTGGAGTGCGCGCGGTTCGGCGCCGCCGCCGTGGCCGTCGAGAGGACCGTGGACGGCGTGGCCCGGATCCGGGACAACGCCGCCGCCCACGGTGTCGACGTACGCGTCGTGCACGGCGCGGCGCCCACCGTCCTGTCCGATCTCGCCGATCCCGACGCGGTGTTCATCGGCGGGGGCGGACGTGAGCTGACCGCGATCGTGACGGCGTGCGCGCGACGCACGCGGCGGTCCGTGGTGGTCTCGGTGGCGGCGGTGGACCGGGTGGGCGCGGTGCGGGACGCACTGGGCGCGGCCGGGTTCGTCAGCGACGGGGTGCTGCTGCAGTCGTCCCGGCTCGCGCCGCTGCCGGGCGACGTGTCGCGGCTCGCCGCGGCCAACCCGGTGTTCCTGGTGTGGGGCGTACGGCCCGATACGCAGGGCGCCACTTCCCTGGACTTCCTTGAGCGAAGGAGTAGTTGA
- the cobM gene encoding precorrin-4 C(11)-methyltransferase: MPEATTGKVTFVGAGPGAADLLTFRAARAIADADVVIWAASLVQEEVLDHAREGAEILDSATMSLEDVVAVYERAHRDGLRVARIHSGDPALWGGTQEQVDRCARLGIATEVIPGVSSFSAVAALAQRELTIPEVAQSVILTRLGGGKTPMPPGEEVREFARHGTTMALFLSAARSGQLVRELLEGGYPTSTPVVVAYQATWPEELIVKCTISTLEETVKQHKLWKHTLFLVGPALDAEGTRSHLYHPGHFHGFRKADPEARAALRAGKSAQAQS, encoded by the coding sequence ATGCCCGAAGCAACCACCGGCAAGGTGACCTTCGTCGGTGCCGGGCCCGGCGCCGCCGATCTGCTCACGTTCCGCGCCGCGCGCGCCATCGCGGACGCCGATGTCGTCATCTGGGCGGCCAGCCTGGTGCAGGAGGAGGTCCTCGACCACGCGCGCGAGGGCGCGGAGATCCTGGACTCGGCGACGATGTCGCTGGAGGACGTCGTCGCCGTGTACGAGCGGGCGCACCGCGACGGTCTGCGGGTCGCGCGCATCCACTCCGGGGACCCGGCGCTGTGGGGCGGCACGCAGGAACAGGTCGACCGGTGCGCGCGGCTCGGCATCGCGACGGAGGTGATCCCGGGTGTCTCGTCGTTCTCGGCGGTGGCCGCGCTCGCGCAGCGCGAGCTGACGATCCCCGAGGTCGCGCAGTCCGTGATCCTGACGCGGCTCGGCGGCGGCAAGACGCCGATGCCTCCCGGCGAGGAAGTACGGGAGTTCGCGCGGCACGGCACGACGATGGCGCTGTTCCTTTCGGCGGCGCGCAGCGGCCAGTTGGTGCGTGAGCTTCTGGAGGGCGGCTACCCGACGTCGACGCCGGTCGTCGTCGCGTACCAGGCGACCTGGCCGGAGGAACTGATCGTGAAGTGCACGATCAGCACGCTGGAGGAGACCGTGAAGCAGCACAAGCTGTGGAAGCACACGCTGTTCCTGGTCGGCCCGGCGCTGGACGCGGAGGGCACGCGTTCGCACCTGTACCACCCGGGCCACTTCCACGGTTTCCGCAAGGCCGACCCCGAGGCGCGGGCGGCGCTGCGGGCCGGGAAATCGGCGCAGGCCCAGTCGTGA
- a CDS encoding ZIP family metal transporter yields the protein MAVLVALGSFVMTLVGGWTAHHVTDRRHLVLGFAGGLMLGVVGFDLLPEALHGAGNEIYGVPAALLLFVAGFLVAHIVERLLAMRQAAHGAQEGAEQVPQVGLGAASAMVGHSVADGVAIGASFQVSSTMGYTVALAVITHDFADGFNTYTITRTYGNARRKALAMVGADALAPVVGAASTLLFTIPAQALACYLGFFGGVLLYIAAAEILPEAGHHHPARSTLLCTIAGAALMWLVIGTAGE from the coding sequence ATGGCCGTCCTCGTCGCCCTTGGCTCGTTCGTGATGACACTCGTCGGCGGCTGGACCGCCCACCACGTCACCGACCGCCGCCACTTGGTGCTCGGATTCGCCGGCGGCCTGATGCTCGGCGTGGTCGGTTTCGACCTGCTCCCGGAAGCCCTGCACGGCGCCGGCAACGAGATCTACGGCGTGCCCGCCGCGCTGCTCCTGTTCGTCGCGGGCTTCCTCGTCGCCCACATCGTCGAGCGGCTGCTCGCGATGCGCCAGGCCGCGCACGGGGCGCAGGAGGGTGCGGAGCAGGTGCCCCAGGTCGGCCTCGGCGCCGCCTCCGCGATGGTCGGGCACAGCGTCGCGGACGGCGTCGCGATCGGCGCCTCGTTCCAGGTGAGCAGCACCATGGGGTACACCGTCGCGCTCGCCGTGATCACGCACGACTTCGCCGACGGCTTCAACACGTACACGATCACGCGCACCTATGGGAACGCCCGTCGCAAGGCACTCGCGATGGTCGGCGCGGACGCGCTCGCCCCGGTGGTGGGCGCCGCGTCGACGCTGCTGTTCACCATCCCGGCGCAGGCCCTCGCCTGCTACCTCGGGTTCTTCGGTGGCGTTCTGCTGTACATCGCGGCCGCGGAGATCCTGCCCGAGGCCGGCCACCACCACCCGGCGCGCTCCACGCTCCTGTGCACGATCGCGGGCGCCGCCCTGATGTGGCTGGTGATCGGCACGGCGGGGGAGTAG
- the cobI gene encoding precorrin-2 C(20)-methyltransferase produces the protein MTDTTTHRLTGVGVGPGDPELVTVKGVNALREAAVVVVPVMAAADGTDGGEPGRAEATVLHYVPADKVVRVVFALNERSDRARREAAWDAAGERVAALLRENGSVAFATIGDPNVYSTFTYLALTVGELVPGTVVETVPGITAMQDLAARSGAVLTEGTEPLTLVPVTAGSAVLKEALAGPGTVVAYKFGRLAGEVAAALRETGRTQDAVWGSALGLPEESIRPAAELGADAALPYLSTLIAPARRDGGRGGKL, from the coding sequence ATGACCGACACCACCACGCACCGGCTGACCGGCGTCGGCGTGGGTCCCGGTGACCCCGAGCTCGTGACCGTGAAGGGCGTCAACGCCCTGCGCGAGGCCGCCGTCGTCGTCGTACCGGTGATGGCCGCTGCCGACGGGACCGATGGCGGCGAGCCCGGCCGCGCCGAGGCGACCGTCCTGCACTACGTGCCCGCCGACAAGGTCGTCCGCGTCGTCTTCGCGCTCAACGAGCGCTCCGACCGGGCCCGGCGCGAGGCGGCCTGGGACGCGGCCGGCGAGCGGGTCGCGGCGCTCCTGCGGGAGAACGGCTCCGTCGCGTTCGCGACGATCGGCGACCCGAACGTGTACTCCACGTTCACGTATCTCGCCCTGACCGTCGGGGAGCTCGTGCCGGGGACCGTCGTCGAGACCGTGCCGGGCATCACCGCCATGCAGGATCTCGCCGCGCGTTCCGGCGCCGTGCTCACCGAGGGCACCGAGCCGCTGACGCTCGTGCCGGTCACCGCCGGTTCGGCCGTGCTCAAGGAGGCGCTCGCGGGGCCCGGCACCGTCGTCGCGTACAAGTTCGGGCGGCTCGCCGGCGAGGTCGCCGCGGCGCTGCGCGAGACGGGGCGGACGCAGGACGCCGTGTGGGGGTCCGCGCTCGGGCTGCCCGAGGAGTCCATCAGGCCCGCCGCCGAACTGGGTGCCGACGCCGCGCTGCCGTACCTGTCGACGCTGATCGCGCCCGCGCGGCGCGACGGCGGACGGGGCGGCAAACTGTGA
- a CDS encoding cobyrinate a,c-diamide synthase, with translation MVSTSVPRLVIAAPSSGSGKTTVATGLMAAFAGRGLAVSPHKVGPDYIDPGYHALATGRPGRNLDAYLCGPELVAPLFAHGARGCDLAVVEGVMGLFDGASGQGELASTAHVAKLLRAPVVLVVDASSQARSVAALVHGFASFDPEVRLAGVILNKVGSDRHEAILREALDESGVPVFGALRRGADVVTPSRHLGLVPVAERGAEAVAAVAAMAELVRVGCDLDALYAVARSAPSSAGAAWEPDAPESPDRRRGGPRVAVAGGPAFTFSYAEHSELLAAAGAEVVNFDPLRDEQLPDGTGALVIGGGFPEMYASELSANEPLRKAVGELARSGAPVVAECAGLLYLARSLDGQPMCGVLDADARMSERLTLGYRDAVAVSDSVLAANGTRVRGHEFHRTVVEPGAGTTPAWGITRPERRVEGFVQGGVHASYLHVHWASVPQAARRIVAQATEVARATEGVTPS, from the coding sequence GTGGTGAGTACGTCCGTGCCTCGGCTCGTCATTGCCGCGCCCTCGTCGGGCAGCGGCAAGACGACCGTCGCGACGGGTCTGATGGCGGCGTTCGCCGGGCGCGGGCTCGCCGTGTCGCCGCACAAGGTCGGGCCCGACTACATCGACCCCGGGTACCACGCCCTGGCCACGGGGCGCCCGGGTCGCAATCTCGACGCGTACCTGTGCGGGCCCGAGCTCGTGGCGCCGCTCTTCGCGCACGGGGCGCGGGGGTGCGATCTCGCCGTCGTCGAGGGCGTGATGGGGCTCTTCGACGGGGCCTCCGGTCAGGGGGAGCTGGCGTCGACCGCGCACGTCGCGAAACTCCTTCGCGCGCCGGTCGTGCTGGTTGTCGACGCGTCGTCGCAGGCCCGGTCCGTGGCCGCGCTCGTGCACGGTTTCGCGTCGTTCGATCCTGAGGTGCGGCTCGCCGGGGTGATCCTCAACAAGGTCGGGTCCGACCGGCACGAGGCGATCCTGCGGGAGGCGCTGGACGAGTCGGGGGTGCCGGTGTTCGGCGCCTTGCGCCGGGGTGCGGACGTGGTGACTCCCTCACGGCACCTGGGCCTCGTGCCGGTGGCCGAGCGGGGGGCCGAGGCGGTCGCGGCTGTTGCCGCGATGGCCGAGTTGGTGCGGGTCGGGTGTGACCTGGACGCGCTGTACGCCGTGGCGCGCAGTGCTCCGTCGTCGGCGGGTGCGGCTTGGGAGCCGGACGCGCCGGAATCGCCGGACCGCAGGCGGGGCGGGCCTCGCGTCGCCGTGGCCGGTGGGCCCGCCTTCACCTTCTCCTATGCCGAGCACAGTGAGCTGCTTGCCGCCGCCGGGGCCGAGGTCGTGAACTTCGACCCGCTCCGGGACGAGCAGCTCCCGGACGGCACAGGGGCGTTGGTCATCGGTGGGGGTTTTCCGGAGATGTACGCCTCCGAGCTGTCCGCCAATGAACCGCTGCGCAAGGCCGTCGGTGAGCTCGCCCGGTCCGGGGCGCCCGTCGTCGCCGAGTGTGCGGGGCTGCTGTATCTGGCGCGCTCCCTGGACGGGCAGCCCATGTGCGGGGTCCTGGACGCCGACGCGCGGATGTCGGAGCGGCTGACGCTCGGGTACCGGGACGCCGTGGCCGTGTCCGACAGCGTGCTGGCCGCGAACGGGACGCGGGTGCGCGGCCACGAGTTCCATCGCACCGTCGTCGAGCCCGGGGCCGGCACCACCCCCGCGTGGGGCATCACGCGTCCCGAGCGGCGCGTCGAAGGGTTTGTGCAGGGCGGGGTGCACGCCTCGTATCTGCATGTGCACTGGGCCTCCGTGCCCCAGGCGGCGCGGCGCATCGTCGCGCAGGCAACCGAAGTCGCGCGGGCAACCGAAGGAGTCACCCCGTCATGA
- the cobO gene encoding cob(I)yrinic acid a,c-diamide adenosyltransferase, producing MPQGQPSVVPDDGLTTRQRRNRPLVVVHTGIGKGKSTAAFGLALRAWNQGWPIGVFQFVKSAKWKVGEENALRVLGASGEGGTVDWHKMGEGWSWVQRDAQMDNEEKAREGWEQVKRDLAAETYRLYVLDEFAYPMHWGWIDTDEVISVLRDRPGTQHVVITGRNAPEKLVDFADLVTDMSKVKHPMDAGQKGQRGIEW from the coding sequence ATGCCTCAGGGACAGCCGAGCGTCGTGCCGGACGACGGACTCACGACGCGGCAGCGGCGCAACCGGCCGCTCGTCGTCGTCCACACCGGCATCGGCAAGGGCAAGTCGACGGCGGCTTTCGGGCTCGCCCTGCGCGCCTGGAACCAGGGCTGGCCGATCGGGGTGTTCCAGTTCGTCAAGTCGGCGAAGTGGAAGGTCGGCGAGGAGAACGCGCTGCGGGTCCTCGGCGCGAGCGGCGAGGGCGGGACCGTCGACTGGCACAAGATGGGTGAGGGCTGGTCCTGGGTCCAGCGCGACGCGCAGATGGACAACGAGGAGAAGGCCCGCGAGGGCTGGGAGCAGGTCAAGCGCGACCTCGCCGCCGAGACGTACCGGCTGTACGTGCTCGACGAGTTCGCCTACCCGATGCACTGGGGCTGGATCGACACGGACGAGGTCATCTCCGTGCTGCGGGACCGGCCCGGGACCCAGCACGTCGTGATCACCGGGCGCAACGCCCCCGAGAAGCTGGTGGACTTCGCGGACCTGGTCACCGACATGTCCAAGGTCAAGCACCCGATGGACGCGGGCCAGAAGGGCCAGAGGGGCATCGAGTGGTGA
- a CDS encoding putative cobaltochelatase encodes MSTPYPFTALVGQDDLRLALLLNAVSPAVGGVLVRGEKGTAKSTAVRALSALVPQVEVVAGCRFSCAPGAPDPACPDGPHETGPGTSRAARMVELPVGASEDRLVGALDIERALAEGVKAFEPGLLADAHRGILYVDEVNLLHDHLVDLLLDAAAMGASYVEREGVSVRHAARFLLVGTMNPEEGELRPQLLDRFGLTVEVAASREPDQRVEVVKRRLAYDDDPEGFAGKWEQEESAVRARIVAARDLLPSVRLGDAALRQIAATCAAFEVDGMRADIVMARTATALAAWAGRTDVLAEDVRQAALLALPHRRRRNPFDAPGLDEDKLDDTLEEFGGQDDEPDPDGDGDGGGDGPGGGGGQPPQDAPEGNGPDTGGDRAADIPAQGEPSDSGEQKAPAGGGEQAAAQASEPFRTKMLSVPGLGEGAAGRRSRARTEHGRTTGARRPRGALTKLHLAATVQAAAPHQRARGRSGPGLVVRRDDLRQATREGREGNLVLFVVDASGSMAARQRMSAVKGAVLSLLLDAYQRRDKVGLVTFRGSSADVALPPTSSVDAAAVRLESLPTGGRTPLSAGLLKAHDVLRVERLRDPARRPLVVVVTDGRATGGPEPVALAGRAARLLAAEGTASVVVDCESGPVRLGLAGQLAGELGGTAVTLDELRAESIAGLVKEVRQMQGPQSNSRRVA; translated from the coding sequence GTGAGTACCCCCTATCCGTTCACCGCGCTCGTCGGGCAGGACGACCTGCGTCTTGCCCTGCTGCTGAACGCGGTCAGCCCCGCCGTCGGCGGTGTGCTCGTGCGCGGCGAGAAGGGCACGGCCAAGTCGACGGCCGTACGCGCTCTTTCGGCGCTCGTGCCGCAGGTCGAGGTCGTCGCCGGGTGCCGGTTCTCGTGTGCGCCCGGCGCCCCGGACCCGGCGTGCCCGGACGGGCCGCACGAGACCGGACCCGGCACCTCGCGTGCCGCCCGCATGGTCGAGCTGCCCGTCGGCGCGTCCGAGGACCGGCTCGTCGGCGCGCTCGACATCGAGCGGGCGCTCGCCGAGGGCGTCAAGGCCTTCGAGCCGGGACTCCTCGCCGACGCGCACCGCGGGATCCTGTACGTCGACGAAGTGAACCTGCTGCACGACCACTTGGTGGACCTGCTGCTCGACGCGGCCGCGATGGGCGCCTCGTACGTGGAGCGTGAGGGCGTCTCCGTGCGGCATGCCGCGCGCTTCCTGCTGGTCGGCACCATGAACCCCGAAGAGGGCGAGCTGCGGCCGCAGTTGCTCGACCGGTTCGGGCTCACCGTGGAGGTCGCCGCCTCCCGCGAGCCCGACCAGCGCGTCGAGGTCGTCAAGCGGCGCCTCGCCTACGATGACGACCCGGAGGGCTTCGCCGGGAAGTGGGAGCAGGAGGAGTCCGCCGTACGGGCGCGGATCGTCGCGGCCCGTGACCTGCTGCCCTCGGTGCGGCTCGGTGACGCGGCGCTGCGCCAGATCGCCGCGACGTGCGCCGCGTTCGAGGTCGACGGCATGCGCGCGGACATCGTGATGGCGCGTACGGCGACGGCGCTCGCCGCGTGGGCGGGACGCACGGACGTGCTGGCCGAGGATGTGCGGCAGGCCGCGCTCCTGGCGCTGCCGCACCGCAGGCGCCGCAACCCGTTCGACGCGCCGGGGCTCGACGAGGACAAGCTCGACGACACTCTTGAGGAGTTCGGCGGACAGGACGACGAGCCCGATCCTGACGGTGACGGTGACGGCGGTGGGGACGGCCCCGGCGGCGGTGGCGGGCAGCCGCCGCAGGACGCGCCCGAGGGCAACGGCCCCGACACGGGCGGCGACCGGGCCGCCGACATCCCCGCGCAGGGCGAGCCCTCCGACAGCGGCGAGCAGAAGGCTCCCGCGGGCGGCGGCGAGCAGGCGGCCGCACAGGCCTCCGAACCCTTCCGCACGAAGATGCTGAGCGTGCCCGGACTCGGTGAGGGTGCCGCCGGGCGGCGCTCGCGGGCCCGCACGGAACACGGGCGTACGACGGGTGCGCGGCGTCCCCGCGGCGCGCTGACCAAGCTGCACCTGGCGGCGACCGTGCAGGCCGCGGCCCCGCACCAGCGGGCGCGGGGGCGTTCCGGTCCTGGGCTCGTGGTGCGGCGTGACGATCTGCGGCAGGCGACCAGGGAGGGCCGCGAGGGCAACCTCGTGCTGTTCGTGGTCGACGCCTCGGGATCGATGGCGGCGCGGCAGCGGATGAGCGCCGTGAAGGGCGCTGTCCTGTCGCTGCTCCTCGACGCGTACCAGCGGCGGGACAAGGTGGGGCTCGTGACGTTCCGCGGCTCCTCGGCCGATGTGGCGCTCCCGCCGACGTCCTCCGTGGACGCGGCAGCCGTACGGCTGGAGTCGCTGCCCACCGGTGGACGTACGCCGCTGTCCGCGGGGCTCCTCAAGGCGCACGACGTGCTGCGCGTGGAGCGGCTGCGGGACCCGGCACGCCGGCCGCTCGTCGTCGTGGTGACCGACGGGCGTGCGACGGGCGGGCCGGAGCCGGTGGCGCTCGCGGGGCGGGCGGCGCGGCTGCTCGCCGCCGAGGGAACGGCGTCGGTCGTCGTGGACTGCGAGTCGGGTCCGGTGCGGCTCGGGCTCGCCGGTCAGCTGGCGGGCGAGCTGGGCGGGACGGCGGTGACGCTCGACGAGTTGCGGGCCGAGTCGATCGCCGGGCTCGTGAAGGAGGTCCGACAGATGCAGGGGCCGCAGTCGAACAGCAGGAGGGTCGCGTAA